From a region of the Streptomyces sp. NBC_00193 genome:
- a CDS encoding alpha-hydroxy acid oxidase — protein sequence MTHQPLCVEDLRRSAAARLAPAVWDFISGGSGTESTLQANRAALDGVSLVPRVLAGVKSVDTGAQLPGGPAALPLAVAPMAYQRLLHPEGELAAAQGALAAGVPFVVSTISSHSLEEIAAVGADLWFQLYWLHDRGRMAELIRRAEQVGCRALMVTVDVPIMGRRLRDLRNEFTLPSWIRSANLESDGPSAAHARRPGESAVAAHTKMAFDPTFGWSDLEWIREQTRLPLVVKGILDPQDAEQAVRLGADAVVVSNHGGRQLDGAPASITALPWVAEAVDGQCQVLMDSGVRSGTDILRALALGADGVLIGRPVLWGLSAAGAQGVAQVFSILRTELEEALLLAGCADLAAARTLRSIISGLRA from the coding sequence ATGACCCATCAGCCCCTGTGCGTGGAGGACCTGCGACGGTCCGCCGCCGCACGCCTGGCGCCGGCGGTGTGGGACTTCATTTCCGGCGGCAGCGGAACCGAATCGACCCTGCAGGCCAACCGGGCGGCACTGGACGGCGTTTCGCTGGTGCCCCGGGTGCTGGCGGGCGTCAAGTCGGTCGACACCGGTGCGCAGTTGCCGGGCGGTCCGGCCGCGCTGCCCCTCGCGGTCGCACCGATGGCGTACCAGCGCCTGCTGCACCCGGAGGGCGAACTCGCCGCCGCGCAGGGTGCTCTGGCGGCGGGGGTGCCCTTCGTGGTCAGCACCATCAGCAGTCACTCGCTGGAGGAGATCGCCGCGGTCGGAGCGGACCTGTGGTTCCAGCTCTACTGGCTGCACGACCGCGGCCGGATGGCCGAGCTGATCCGCCGCGCCGAACAGGTCGGCTGCCGGGCCCTGATGGTGACCGTGGACGTCCCGATCATGGGACGCCGGCTGCGCGACCTGCGCAACGAGTTCACGCTCCCCTCCTGGATCCGCAGCGCCAACCTGGAGTCCGACGGCCCCTCCGCGGCACATGCGCGCCGGCCGGGCGAGTCGGCCGTGGCCGCCCACACGAAGATGGCCTTCGACCCGACCTTCGGCTGGTCCGACCTGGAATGGATCCGGGAGCAGACCCGGCTTCCCCTGGTGGTCAAGGGCATCCTCGATCCCCAGGACGCGGAACAGGCCGTACGGCTCGGGGCGGACGCCGTGGTGGTGTCCAACCACGGAGGCCGGCAGCTGGACGGCGCGCCGGCCAGCATCACCGCACTGCCCTGGGTGGCCGAAGCGGTGGACGGACAGTGCCAGGTCCTCATGGACAGCGGTGTCCGCAGCGGCACCGACATCCTGCGTGCTCTCGCGCTGGGCGCCGACGGGGTCCTGATCGGGCGCCCGGTGCTGTGGGGGCTGAGTGCGGCCGGGGCGCAGGGAGTCGCCCAGGTGTTCTCGATCCTGCGGACGGAACTCGAAGAGGCCCTCCTCCTGGCGGGCTGTGCCGATCTGGCCGCCGCACGCACCTTGCGCTCAATCATT